The Hydra vulgaris chromosome 11, alternate assembly HydraT2T_AEP genome contains a region encoding:
- the LOC136087073 gene encoding deoxyuridine 5'-triphosphate nucleotidohydrolase-like has translation MDRFQNASSDILDNGPQPACLLGACFDLRSTKYYILQPNERILVSIDVYIDKMDADLQGQIYSKSGVAYKYGIVAFNAPGIIDADYKDEIKVFFYNYSKEEYIINRGDAVAKMRFLKTIKASKIVTEIGGCSCRELTMTMNKDVERNGGFGSTGK, from the coding sequence ATGGACCGTTTTCAAAATGCCAGCAGCGACATTTTAGATAATGGTCCGCAACCGGCATGTTTGCTGGGCGCTTGTTTTGATTTGAGAAGCACAAAGTATTACATACTTCAACCGAACGAACGTATTTTAGTAAGTATTGAcgtatatattgataaaatggaTGCAGATTTACAAGGACAAATATATTCCAAATCAGGTGTCGCTTATAAATATGGTATTGTTGCATTCAATGCACCAGGAATAATAGACGCCGATTATAAAGATGAAATTAAAGtgttcttttataattattcgaaagaagaatatattatcaatcgTGGAGACGCTGTTGCTAAAATGcgatttttgaaaactattaaaGCGTCAAAAATAGTTACAGAAATTGGTGGTTGTTCTTGTCGTGAACTGACTATGACGATGAATAAAGACGTAGAAAGAAATGGTGGTTTTGGTTCAACgggaaaataa